A window of the Methyloprofundus sp. genome harbors these coding sequences:
- a CDS encoding transposase, IS630 family, with amino-acid sequence MTGIQALERISPDLPMRAGQVQSIEFEYGRHGTQTLLGGFNVATGVIDGLIQETRTEIDFVESIKYLIEKNPEKKVYHFIADQLNTHKSETLVRFVADFCNDTQELGVKGKSGILQSMKTREEYLMIGNRRIVFHYTPKHASWMNQIEIWFGILMKKVIRRGNFVSQQDLKDKIQNFMDYFNETMAKPFKWTYKGKALTA; translated from the coding sequence ATGACAGGTATTCAGGCATTGGAACGAATTTCCCCCGATTTGCCAATGAGAGCGGGTCAAGTTCAATCTATCGAATTTGAATATGGGCGTCATGGCACGCAAACACTTTTAGGAGGGTTTAATGTGGCAACAGGAGTTATAGATGGTTTGATTCAAGAAACACGAACTGAGATTGATTTTGTTGAGTCGATCAAATATCTGATTGAGAAAAACCCAGAAAAGAAAGTTTATCATTTTATCGCTGACCAATTAAATACCCATAAATCGGAAACTCTTGTGCGCTTTGTTGCAGACTTTTGTAATGACACTCAAGAGCTTGGAGTGAAAGGTAAAAGTGGCATATTACAATCAATGAAAACACGGGAGGAGTACCTGATGATAGGCAATAGGCGTATTGTATTTCACTATACACCTAAGCATGCTTCATGGATGAACCAGATTGAAATCTGGTTTGGAATATTAATGAAAAAAGTCATCAGGCGAGGCAATTTTGTTTCACAGCAGGACTTGAAAGACAAAATTCAAAATTTCATGGATTACTTTAATGAAACGATGGCCAAACCATTCAAATGGACATACAAAGGGAAGGCGTTGACCGCATAG
- a CDS encoding transposase, IS630 family — MRTPKFPVTLKDDEREELEKITRQQTAKSSMVLRAKIILLANSGMKYQNIAQKLDVQNNIITNWTARWHELANKPVRERLQDLPRPGTPDTFTPEQLCRIIALSCEKPEDYDRPITHWTHRELAEEAIKQGIVETISANHLGRLLKKTI; from the coding sequence ATGAGAACCCCCAAATTTCCAGTTACATTAAAAGATGATGAACGCGAAGAGCTCGAAAAAATAACTCGCCAACAGACAGCAAAATCGAGCATGGTATTACGAGCCAAGATTATCTTATTAGCAAACTCAGGCATGAAATATCAGAATATTGCGCAAAAACTTGATGTACAGAATAATATAATTACGAACTGGACTGCCCGTTGGCATGAACTGGCTAACAAACCAGTCCGGGAGAGGCTTCAGGATCTTCCGCGCCCAGGCACTCCAGATACATTTACCCCCGAACAACTGTGTCGAATAATTGCACTTTCCTGTGAAAAGCCTGAAGACTATGATCGTCCCATCACTCATTGGACACATAGAGAATTGGCGGAAGAGGCGATCAAACAAGGTATTGTCGAGACTATTTCAGCAAATCATTTAGGCCGTCTTTTAAAAAAAACGATTTAA
- a CDS encoding spermidine synthase: MYKYEGLLVHQEFDEQGVIEIVETGGVRALHFGTSPRQSSMHLHAPNELHSLYARSMMAWLLFKEQPENVLMVGVGGGLLTKYLLYHFPDCQIKAIEFRQAIIKIARRFFDLPMDPRLKVKIGDGALHIKQQSLQDPDQHDLIMIDAFDDEGMAETMQGISLFAACKELLTDEGMLVINLWGTNKDLFKQIAWEMGVTFNWKLLFLPVRGRGNVIGIAFAEGHSEFSMKALRLRARQLDEQYQIEFLDFIKDLKRNNSSVLSRVIKA, encoded by the coding sequence ATGTATAAATATGAAGGCCTGTTGGTTCATCAAGAATTTGATGAGCAAGGGGTAATAGAAATTGTTGAAACGGGCGGTGTGCGTGCTTTGCATTTTGGCACCAGCCCTCGGCAAAGCAGTATGCATTTGCATGCGCCAAATGAGCTGCACTCCTTGTATGCTCGTTCCATGATGGCTTGGTTATTATTTAAAGAGCAGCCAGAGAATGTTTTAATGGTAGGTGTTGGTGGTGGTTTGTTAACCAAGTATTTGCTATATCATTTTCCTGACTGTCAAATAAAGGCAATTGAATTTCGGCAAGCCATTATCAAAATTGCGCGTCGATTTTTTGATTTGCCTATGGATCCACGTTTAAAAGTAAAAATAGGTGATGGTGCCTTACATATTAAACAGCAAAGTTTGCAAGACCCTGACCAGCATGACCTCATTATGATTGACGCCTTCGATGATGAGGGGATGGCAGAGACCATGCAAGGTATTAGCTTGTTTGCTGCCTGTAAAGAGTTGCTGACTGATGAGGGTATGTTGGTGATTAATTTATGGGGTACTAATAAGGATTTGTTTAAGCAAATTGCCTGGGAGATGGGGGTCACCTTTAACTGGAAATTATTATTTTTGCCAGTACGTGGTCGTGGTAATGTTATTGGCATTGCCTTCGCTGAAGGGCACTCTGAATTTTCCATGAAAGCATTAAGGTTAAGAGCCAGACAATTAGATGAGCAGTATCAAATTGAATTCCTAGATTTTATTAAAGATCTAAAAAGAAATAATAGCAGTGTATTAAGTCGAGTAATAAAAGCATGA
- a CDS encoding formylglycine-generating enzyme: protein MRQFLLLFSMLLLSACAQNETKSTGSATTTKPDNKVTQQKRLALIMGNSAYVGNTLKTPVNDATDLAAKLQVLGFELLNNKPLLNSNQQQIQQAVQDFAAQLKQGDIGLLFYAGHGLQTNQANYLLPLGAGIKNKADVAKNAVSLKWVLAELANANNAINFIILDASRDSSWRKLSNAKQGLVASHAPAGGLIALAASPNKVSVSADVKQRNSIYTKTLLSVLDKPDIDVFHLFEAVRQGVKKATKNQQIPWENHALIKDTYFNGGPKDRVAEQQKELRQLRVIRKQQQAAERQLQQALKRQQQAQGSVQKQQANSTLIQARSAAERVRRQGQSIGVIIKPSAMEGVAVKHIRTQAQVTKVKNKVTTKQESGKNDFDKAFLLQQQAFLVAQEQKADSADYAKAKAEHSNAAYWYYLNKCRSPCAHSEAAAIAYTQLQAEQDIAAYQSASNENTPEAFRYYLDNCNIVCAQRQAAEKSLKKSEQTARAVQQDSQYYAQARKYGSVPALAAYLSSCKECQDIAQFDQHWDKQQLAELPTDALRRIAQFNKSAVIVVPPKPSKKTVTKQTKVAVPEVKKQATAEKPKEKTKQASIAAELAKKEQLVGKMIMLKPGCFQMGNSNGSRDEKPVHKVCLTQSYELGQYEVTQAQWQAVMGKNPAHFNGADRPVEEVSWHDVQNFIAKLNQKTGLSYRLPTEAEWEYACRAGKRKEYCGDDINSVAWYEGNSNSKTHAVGLKQANGLGFYDMSGNVWEWVEDRYDENYYSGSPSNDPKGAAGTPSRVYRGGSWYNGASYSRATNRDYDSPSNRDRNLGFRLARTL from the coding sequence ATGCGCCAATTCTTATTATTATTTTCAATGTTACTACTCAGTGCTTGTGCACAGAATGAGACTAAGTCAACAGGTAGTGCCACTACAACCAAACCAGATAATAAGGTAACACAACAGAAACGACTTGCATTGATAATGGGGAATAGTGCTTATGTTGGCAATACTTTAAAAACGCCAGTTAATGACGCGACTGATTTGGCAGCTAAGTTGCAGGTTCTTGGTTTTGAATTGCTCAATAACAAGCCATTACTTAATTCTAATCAACAACAAATTCAACAAGCTGTACAAGATTTTGCGGCGCAACTTAAGCAAGGTGATATTGGCTTATTGTTTTATGCAGGCCATGGGTTGCAAACTAATCAAGCTAACTATTTGCTACCTCTTGGTGCGGGGATAAAAAATAAAGCGGATGTTGCCAAAAATGCGGTGAGTTTAAAGTGGGTATTGGCTGAGCTGGCCAATGCTAACAATGCTATTAACTTTATTATATTGGATGCTAGTCGGGATAGTTCTTGGCGAAAGCTGAGTAATGCTAAGCAAGGCTTGGTTGCAAGTCATGCACCTGCTGGGGGCCTAATTGCTCTTGCCGCAAGCCCAAATAAAGTATCTGTTTCTGCTGATGTAAAGCAGCGTAATAGCATCTATACTAAAACATTGCTTAGTGTGTTAGATAAGCCAGATATTGATGTGTTTCACTTGTTTGAAGCAGTGCGACAAGGTGTTAAAAAAGCAACTAAAAATCAGCAAATTCCTTGGGAAAATCATGCGTTAATTAAAGATACTTATTTTAATGGCGGGCCTAAAGATCGGGTGGCGGAGCAACAAAAAGAGCTGCGACAGTTGCGAGTGATTCGTAAACAACAGCAAGCTGCTGAGCGCCAGTTACAGCAAGCACTTAAGCGGCAACAGCAGGCACAAGGTAGTGTGCAAAAACAACAAGCTAATAGCACTTTAATACAAGCGCGTTCTGCTGCTGAGCGGGTGCGTAGGCAAGGGCAAAGCATTGGTGTGATCATTAAACCCTCAGCGATGGAAGGTGTTGCTGTAAAACATATTCGTACGCAGGCACAGGTGACAAAAGTTAAAAACAAAGTGACTACAAAGCAGGAAAGTGGCAAGAATGATTTTGATAAAGCCTTTCTGTTGCAGCAACAGGCTTTTTTGGTTGCGCAAGAGCAAAAAGCAGATTCTGCTGATTATGCCAAAGCAAAGGCTGAGCACAGTAATGCTGCTTATTGGTATTACTTAAATAAGTGTCGTTCGCCGTGTGCTCATAGTGAGGCGGCAGCAATTGCTTATACGCAATTGCAAGCCGAGCAGGATATTGCTGCTTACCAGAGTGCCAGCAATGAAAATACGCCAGAGGCATTTCGTTATTATTTAGATAATTGCAATATTGTTTGTGCTCAGCGACAGGCGGCAGAAAAAAGCCTAAAAAAGAGTGAGCAAACTGCGCGAGCGGTACAGCAAGATAGTCAATACTATGCGCAGGCACGTAAATACGGCTCTGTACCAGCACTGGCAGCTTATTTAAGCAGTTGTAAAGAGTGTCAGGATATAGCGCAATTTGATCAGCATTGGGATAAACAACAACTGGCTGAGCTTCCTACGGATGCTTTACGACGTATAGCGCAGTTCAATAAGTCTGCAGTGATAGTAGTTCCTCCTAAGCCCTCTAAAAAAACAGTGACTAAGCAAACCAAAGTGGCTGTTCCCGAAGTAAAGAAACAAGCGACTGCAGAGAAACCTAAAGAGAAAACTAAGCAAGCTTCTATTGCGGCAGAACTAGCCAAAAAAGAGCAGCTAGTTGGGAAAATGATTATGTTAAAACCTGGCTGTTTTCAAATGGGCAATAGCAACGGCAGTCGTGATGAAAAGCCAGTACATAAGGTGTGTCTTACCCAGAGTTATGAATTAGGGCAATACGAAGTGACCCAAGCACAATGGCAGGCAGTTATGGGGAAAAATCCAGCGCATTTTAACGGAGCGGATAGGCCTGTTGAAGAGGTGAGTTGGCATGATGTGCAGAATTTTATTGCTAAGCTTAATCAAAAAACGGGCTTAAGTTATCGTTTGCCTACTGAAGCAGAGTGGGAATATGCATGCCGTGCTGGTAAGCGTAAAGAGTATTGTGGTGATGATATTAATAGTGTTGCTTGGTATGAAGGCAACTCTAATAGTAAGACGCATGCCGTTGGTTTGAAACAAGCTAATGGGTTGGGGTTTTATGATATGAGCGGTAATGTCTGGGAGTGGGTAGAAGATAGGTACGACGAGAATTATTATAGCGGTAGCCCTAGTAATGACCCTAAAGGTGCTGCTGGAACCCCTAGTCGTGTGTATCGTGGAGGCAGTTGGTACAATGGTGCTAGTTATAGTCGTGCGACAAATCGTGATTATGATAGTCCGAGTAATCGTGATCGTAACTTGGGTTTTCGGTTGGCTAGGACGCTTTGA
- a CDS encoding putative peptidoglycan lipid II flippase — protein MISRILGFIRDMMFARIFGAGLGTDAFFVAFKIPNFLRRLFAEGAFAQAFVPVLSDYKEQGGKKALRYFIDRTAGTLALILMLTTIAGMLAAPYLIMAFAPGFSWEGEQYDLAVQMLRITFPYLFFISSVAFAGGILNSHGKFAVPAFTPVFLNICLISAAIWLAPLMPQPIVALAWGVFFAGAVQLVFQFPALRRLGLVPRLRFGFKDKGVRRILKLMVPALFGVSITQINLLLDTLIASFLTTGSVSWLYYSDRLVEFPLGIFGIALATVILPSLSKNHAAEDTESFSKSMDWGLKLVVLIGVPASLGLMMLAEPMVSTLFQYNEFTAHDVTMAGRSLMAYATGLLGFILVKVLVPGFTSRKDMKTPVRFGIYAMIANMALNIALVFPLAHAGLALATSLGAFFNASLLLAALLKTGVYKPSAGWRVYILRIILAASAMTSLLFHFVDTDLWLHWGMIDRALNLAMWIAVAATLYALVLLLSGLKLRHLSAG, from the coding sequence ATGATCTCGCGCATATTAGGCTTTATACGCGATATGATGTTTGCGCGTATTTTTGGCGCAGGTCTCGGTACGGATGCTTTTTTCGTTGCCTTTAAAATACCTAATTTTTTACGGCGGCTATTTGCTGAAGGTGCTTTTGCGCAGGCATTTGTACCTGTATTATCAGATTATAAAGAGCAGGGTGGTAAAAAAGCATTACGTTATTTTATCGACCGTACTGCGGGAACGCTAGCGTTAATATTAATGCTAACAACGATTGCAGGTATGCTGGCAGCACCTTATTTGATTATGGCCTTTGCGCCTGGTTTTTCTTGGGAAGGCGAGCAATATGACCTGGCCGTGCAAATGTTGCGTATTACCTTTCCGTATTTATTTTTTATTTCCTCGGTCGCTTTTGCGGGTGGGATTTTGAATTCACATGGTAAGTTTGCGGTGCCAGCCTTTACGCCAGTATTCCTTAATATATGTTTGATTTCGGCGGCTATTTGGCTAGCCCCCTTAATGCCGCAGCCTATTGTAGCTTTGGCATGGGGAGTGTTTTTTGCAGGAGCGGTGCAGTTAGTCTTTCAGTTCCCAGCTTTACGTCGCCTGGGTTTAGTGCCGCGCTTGCGTTTTGGTTTTAAAGACAAAGGGGTCAGGCGTATTTTAAAGTTAATGGTGCCTGCTTTATTTGGCGTGTCCATTACCCAGATTAACTTGCTGCTGGATACCCTGATTGCGTCATTTTTAACTACGGGGAGTGTATCTTGGTTATATTATTCCGATAGGTTAGTGGAATTTCCATTAGGCATATTTGGTATTGCGCTCGCAACCGTTATCTTACCCAGCCTATCTAAAAATCATGCTGCAGAGGATACTGAGTCATTTTCCAAGTCTATGGATTGGGGATTGAAATTGGTGGTATTGATTGGTGTGCCAGCATCACTGGGTTTAATGATGCTGGCAGAGCCTATGGTGTCGACTTTATTTCAATACAATGAATTTACCGCACATGATGTTACGATGGCAGGGCGTAGTTTAATGGCTTATGCAACAGGATTGCTGGGCTTTATTTTGGTGAAAGTGTTGGTGCCTGGGTTTACCTCCCGAAAAGATATGAAAACTCCGGTGCGCTTTGGTATTTACGCTATGATTGCTAATATGGCATTAAATATTGCCTTGGTATTTCCATTAGCGCACGCAGGGTTGGCATTGGCAACTTCATTAGGTGCATTTTTTAATGCCAGTTTGTTATTAGCAGCTTTGTTAAAAACGGGTGTATATAAGCCCTCTGCAGGTTGGCGGGTCTATATTTTGCGCATTATTTTAGCAGCCTCGGCTATGACCTCATTATTATTCCACTTTGTTGATACCGATCTTTGGTTGCACTGGGGAATGATCGATCGTGCTTTAAATTTGGCTATGTGGATTGCTGTAGCAGCGACACTGTATGCTCTAGTACTATTGTTGTCGGGTCTGAAGTTAAGGCATTTGTCTGCTGGTTGA
- a CDS encoding small subunit ribosomal protein S20 codes for MANTAQAKKRARNSEKSRVRNTGQRSNLRTFIKKVIAAVESGDAAEAKVAYATAVPIIDAAVTKGLLHKNKAARNKSRLNNRVRAMA; via the coding sequence ATGGCTAATACAGCTCAAGCAAAAAAACGTGCGCGTAATTCAGAAAAAAGCCGCGTTCGTAACACAGGTCAACGTAGCAACCTACGTACATTCATCAAAAAAGTTATTGCTGCAGTAGAATCTGGTGATGCCGCTGAAGCTAAAGTAGCTTATGCAACAGCCGTCCCTATTATCGACGCAGCTGTCACAAAAGGCCTTCTTCATAAGAATAAAGCAGCAAGAAATAAAAGCAGACTTAATAACAGAGTCCGCGCAATGGCTTAA
- a CDS encoding heat shock protein HspQ, which produces MSEAKFSIGQVVQHQLFDYRGVIIDVDYKFLGSEQWYQQVARSHPPKDQPWYHVLVNDSVHQTYVAERNLEATKEHNPIQHPLLEHYFKELENGYYQLRTQKN; this is translated from the coding sequence ATGAGCGAAGCAAAATTTTCCATTGGTCAAGTTGTTCAGCACCAACTATTCGATTACCGTGGTGTCATTATCGATGTCGATTACAAATTTCTAGGTAGCGAACAGTGGTATCAACAAGTTGCTCGCAGTCACCCACCAAAAGATCAACCTTGGTATCATGTACTAGTCAATGATTCTGTGCACCAAACCTATGTTGCCGAGCGTAACTTGGAAGCCACTAAAGAGCACAACCCCATTCAACACCCATTGCTGGAGCATTACTTTAAAGAACTAGAGAACGGGTATTATCAACTTCGCACCCAAAAAAATTAA